A single genomic interval of Anser cygnoides isolate HZ-2024a breed goose chromosome 7, Taihu_goose_T2T_genome, whole genome shotgun sequence harbors:
- the SLC16A12 gene encoding monocarboxylate transporter 12 isoform X2 — MAPRSGPPDGGWGWMIVAGCFLVTICTRAVTRCISIFFVEFQAYFGQDYARTAWIHSIVDCATMLCAPLGSLISNHVSCQVGIMLGGLLASTGLILSSFAASLEHLYLSLGVLTGLGFALCYSPAIAMVGKYFNKRKALAYGIAMSGSGIGTFILAPVVQLLIEQFSWRGALLILGGFVLNLCVCGALMRPIALKEDRKTAPGLLEQEYVPEAQKQDLKRMSICSPLIKAWSHECLCYCSWKEYDFLLMPGFMVLAVSVLFMAYGCSPLFVYLVPYALSVGVSHHQAAFLMSILGVVDIIGNITFGWLTDRRCLKKYRHFCYLFAVGMDGLCCLFLPVLQTFPLLVPFSFTFGYFDGAYVTLIPVVTADVVGTSSLSSALGVVYFLHAIPYLVSPPVAGWLVDTTGSYTASFLLCGFSMIFSSTLLCFARLAKKIKRTHLRSLTNDTHSKHHIWTNGAIAYSVTGELDQKDAEFLAVDTSSYSNR; from the exons ATGGCCCCGCGCAGCGGCCCACCTGATGGCGGCTGGGGCTGGATGATCGTTGCCGGCTGCTTCCTGGTCACCATCTGTACCAGGGCCGTGACGAG GTGCATCTCAATTTTTTTTGTGGAGTTCCAGGCATATTTTGGGCAGGATTATGCCAGAACAGCTTGGATCCACTCCATTGTCGACTGTGCCACGATGCTCTGTG cCCCACTTGGGAGTTTAATCAGTAATCATGTATCCTGCCAAGTTGGTATCATGCTAGGAGGACTGCTTGCATCTACTGGACTAATTTTGAGCTCCTTCGCCGCCAGCCTGGAACATCTCTACTTATCGTTAGGAGTCCTTACAG GACTTGGGTTTGCACTCTGTTATTCTCCAGCTATCGCGATGGTGGGCAAATATTTCAACAAGAGGAAAGCGTTGGCTTATGGAATAGCCATGTCTGGAAGTGGAATTGGTACCTTCATCCTGGCCCCCGTGGTCCAACTCCTAATTGAGCAGTTTTCCTGGCGAGGGGCATTACTCATCCTGGGAGGTTTTGTTCTAAACCTCTGCGTCTGTGGTGCCTTGATGCGGCCTATCGCCCTTAAGGAGGACCGTAAAACTGCTCCGGGGCTTCTTGAACAGGAGTATGTCCCTGAAGCTCAGAAACAAGACTTAAAGCGAATGTCCATCTGTTCACCTCTAATCAAAGCATGGTCGCATGAGTGTTTGTGCTACTGTTCATGGAAGGAATATGACTTTTTGCTGATGCCAGGCTTCATGGTGCTAGCAGTGTCAGTTTTATTTATGGCGTATGGCTGCAGCCCTCTCTTTGTCTACTTAGTGCCTTATGCCTTGAGCGTTGGAGTGAGCCATCACCAGGCTGCCTTCCTCATGTCCATACTTGGTGTCGTTGATATCATTGGTAACATCACCTTTGGATGGCTAACAGACAGAAG GTGTCTGAAGAAGTACCGGCACTTTTGCTACCTCTTTGCTGTGGGAATGGATGgcctctgctgccttttcttgCCAGTTCTCCAGACCTTCCCCTTGCTTGTGCCTTTCTCATTTACCTTTGGTTACTTTGATGGAGCCTATGTAACGCTGATCCCTGTTGTGACGGCAGATGTAGTGGGAACTTCTTCCTTATCATCAGCACTGGGTGTTGTGTATTTTCTGCATGCCATACCGTATCTAGTGAGCCCGCCTGTTGCAG GTTGGCTTGTGGATACAACGGGCAGTTACACCGCGTCATTCCTCCTGTGTGGATTTTCTATGATATTTAGTTCAACGTTACTGTGTTTTGCGAGACTggcaaagaaaatcaaaagaacGCATTTAAGGTCACTCACCAATGATACCCACAGCAAACATCACATCTGGACAAACGGAGCAATAGCTTACTCTGTCACTGGAGAATTAGACCAAAAGGATGCTGAATTTTTGGCTGTGGATACAAGCAGCTATAGCAACAGATGA
- the SLC16A12 gene encoding monocarboxylate transporter 12 isoform X1 codes for MCQLFVNFQCVISLRQTVTYGEQPTGRAAPASSGGRSQPLALRWGRGASPHRAMAPRSGPPDGGWGWMIVAGCFLVTICTRAVTRCISIFFVEFQAYFGQDYARTAWIHSIVDCATMLCAPLGSLISNHVSCQVGIMLGGLLASTGLILSSFAASLEHLYLSLGVLTGLGFALCYSPAIAMVGKYFNKRKALAYGIAMSGSGIGTFILAPVVQLLIEQFSWRGALLILGGFVLNLCVCGALMRPIALKEDRKTAPGLLEQEYVPEAQKQDLKRMSICSPLIKAWSHECLCYCSWKEYDFLLMPGFMVLAVSVLFMAYGCSPLFVYLVPYALSVGVSHHQAAFLMSILGVVDIIGNITFGWLTDRRCLKKYRHFCYLFAVGMDGLCCLFLPVLQTFPLLVPFSFTFGYFDGAYVTLIPVVTADVVGTSSLSSALGVVYFLHAIPYLVSPPVAGWLVDTTGSYTASFLLCGFSMIFSSTLLCFARLAKKIKRTHLRSLTNDTHSKHHIWTNGAIAYSVTGELDQKDAEFLAVDTSSYSNR; via the exons ATGTGTCAGTTGTTTGTTAACTTCCAGTGTGTGATTTCACTAAGACAAACTGTTACTT aTGGCGAGCAGCCCACAGGCCGGGCCGCCCCAGCGAGCAGCGGTGGCAGGAGCCAGCCCCTGGCCCTGAGGTGGGGAAGAGGAGCGTCGCCGCACCGTGCCATGGCCCCGCGCAGCGGCCCACCTGATGGCGGCTGGGGCTGGATGATCGTTGCCGGCTGCTTCCTGGTCACCATCTGTACCAGGGCCGTGACGAG GTGCATCTCAATTTTTTTTGTGGAGTTCCAGGCATATTTTGGGCAGGATTATGCCAGAACAGCTTGGATCCACTCCATTGTCGACTGTGCCACGATGCTCTGTG cCCCACTTGGGAGTTTAATCAGTAATCATGTATCCTGCCAAGTTGGTATCATGCTAGGAGGACTGCTTGCATCTACTGGACTAATTTTGAGCTCCTTCGCCGCCAGCCTGGAACATCTCTACTTATCGTTAGGAGTCCTTACAG GACTTGGGTTTGCACTCTGTTATTCTCCAGCTATCGCGATGGTGGGCAAATATTTCAACAAGAGGAAAGCGTTGGCTTATGGAATAGCCATGTCTGGAAGTGGAATTGGTACCTTCATCCTGGCCCCCGTGGTCCAACTCCTAATTGAGCAGTTTTCCTGGCGAGGGGCATTACTCATCCTGGGAGGTTTTGTTCTAAACCTCTGCGTCTGTGGTGCCTTGATGCGGCCTATCGCCCTTAAGGAGGACCGTAAAACTGCTCCGGGGCTTCTTGAACAGGAGTATGTCCCTGAAGCTCAGAAACAAGACTTAAAGCGAATGTCCATCTGTTCACCTCTAATCAAAGCATGGTCGCATGAGTGTTTGTGCTACTGTTCATGGAAGGAATATGACTTTTTGCTGATGCCAGGCTTCATGGTGCTAGCAGTGTCAGTTTTATTTATGGCGTATGGCTGCAGCCCTCTCTTTGTCTACTTAGTGCCTTATGCCTTGAGCGTTGGAGTGAGCCATCACCAGGCTGCCTTCCTCATGTCCATACTTGGTGTCGTTGATATCATTGGTAACATCACCTTTGGATGGCTAACAGACAGAAG GTGTCTGAAGAAGTACCGGCACTTTTGCTACCTCTTTGCTGTGGGAATGGATGgcctctgctgccttttcttgCCAGTTCTCCAGACCTTCCCCTTGCTTGTGCCTTTCTCATTTACCTTTGGTTACTTTGATGGAGCCTATGTAACGCTGATCCCTGTTGTGACGGCAGATGTAGTGGGAACTTCTTCCTTATCATCAGCACTGGGTGTTGTGTATTTTCTGCATGCCATACCGTATCTAGTGAGCCCGCCTGTTGCAG GTTGGCTTGTGGATACAACGGGCAGTTACACCGCGTCATTCCTCCTGTGTGGATTTTCTATGATATTTAGTTCAACGTTACTGTGTTTTGCGAGACTggcaaagaaaatcaaaagaacGCATTTAAGGTCACTCACCAATGATACCCACAGCAAACATCACATCTGGACAAACGGAGCAATAGCTTACTCTGTCACTGGAGAATTAGACCAAAAGGATGCTGAATTTTTGGCTGTGGATACAAGCAGCTATAGCAACAGATGA